The Candidatus Hydrogenedentota bacterium genome window below encodes:
- a CDS encoding NAD(P)-dependent alcohol dehydrogenase translates to MKAVKWFAPRDMRLVDVPKPCPLPHEALIRIESTGVCGSDMHYYVDGHIGKTVITEPIILGHEYAGIVEDVGKDADRSLIGKRVAVEPGIPCGHCELCLKGRYNVCPKLQFPGGPPNDGALCEYICVHAGFCFPVPECISAAEAAMIEPLAVALHTIELGRLVPGETVAILGLGPIGLLTAQVARLAGAGRIIGCDPLEYRVNVAAQHGVDFAFNPEKQDTLETILQETKGRGVDLALDCARSTETAGLTCRLARPAGRCVLTGISGAENATFPVDIARRKELTLTWCRRFLFNFPTAIDLVATNRLDVKSLITHSFPLEESLAAFEIVANSEDGVLKASVDQ, encoded by the coding sequence ATGAAAGCTGTGAAATGGTTCGCCCCGCGCGACATGCGCCTCGTCGATGTTCCCAAGCCTTGCCCCCTCCCCCACGAAGCCCTGATTCGAATCGAATCGACGGGCGTGTGCGGGTCCGATATGCATTACTATGTGGACGGACACATCGGCAAGACCGTCATCACTGAACCCATCATCCTGGGCCATGAGTACGCGGGGATCGTCGAAGACGTCGGCAAAGACGCCGACCGCTCCCTCATCGGAAAACGCGTGGCGGTGGAGCCGGGGATTCCGTGCGGCCATTGCGAATTGTGCCTTAAAGGGCGCTACAACGTGTGTCCCAAGTTGCAGTTTCCCGGAGGTCCGCCAAACGACGGCGCCCTGTGCGAATACATCTGCGTTCATGCCGGATTCTGTTTTCCTGTACCCGAGTGCATCTCCGCCGCCGAGGCCGCCATGATCGAACCCCTGGCCGTGGCGTTGCACACCATCGAGCTGGGCAGGCTCGTGCCGGGCGAAACCGTGGCAATCCTCGGGTTGGGACCGATTGGTCTTCTGACTGCCCAAGTCGCGCGGTTGGCGGGAGCGGGCCGAATAATCGGCTGCGATCCACTGGAGTATCGCGTCAACGTCGCGGCGCAACACGGCGTGGACTTCGCATTCAATCCCGAAAAACAGGACACCTTGGAGACCATCCTCCAGGAAACCAAAGGGCGCGGCGTCGATCTCGCGTTGGACTGCGCGCGTTCGACGGAAACGGCGGGGCTTACCTGCCGTTTGGCGCGGCCAGCAGGACGCTGCGTGCTGACGGGCATCTCGGGAGCGGAGAACGCAACGTTTCCCGTAGACATCGCGCGCCGTAAAGAACTGACTCTCACCTGGTGCCGCCGGTTCCTGTTCAACTTCCCGACGGCTATCGATTTGGTGGCAACGAATCGGCTCGATGTAAAGTCATTGATAACCCATTCATTTCCGCTGGAAGAGTCGCTCGCCGCATTCGAAATCGTGGCTAACAGCGAAGACGGCGTCCTAAAAGCGTCCGTCGACCAATAG
- a CDS encoding GGDEF domain-containing protein, whose product MDDIQILKSAIDDLQKRLHEETQMRSELERRCHLLEKLAYRDPSTGLRTEHYLHARVKEEIERSIRYPSSTTLITVCAPKDREEMLPKLGQRLADELRSSDQVFTLSKSGLAILLIETPEEGAKRVVERVGAELAQFLRGFGMTVTSFPVDANLAEDFMNLAIERHNEILREVQPEATAHINGMNGAHAQSVH is encoded by the coding sequence ATGGACGATATTCAGATTCTCAAATCGGCAATCGATGACTTACAGAAGCGATTGCACGAAGAGACTCAAATGCGCAGCGAATTGGAGCGGCGGTGCCATCTCCTTGAAAAGCTTGCTTACCGTGATCCGTCTACCGGCTTGCGGACGGAACACTATCTTCACGCACGCGTAAAAGAAGAAATAGAGCGCTCGATCCGCTATCCGTCGTCGACGACCCTGATCACGGTGTGTGCGCCCAAGGACCGTGAGGAAATGCTGCCCAAGCTGGGCCAACGGCTCGCGGACGAACTCAGGAGTTCGGACCAAGTCTTCACGCTGAGCAAGAGTGGCCTCGCTATTCTCCTGATCGAAACGCCGGAAGAAGGCGCAAAGCGGGTCGTAGAGCGCGTCGGAGCGGAATTGGCCCAGTTCCTGCGCGGCTTCGGGATGACGGTGACAAGTTTCCCGGTAGACGCGAATCTGGCGGAAGACTTCATGAATCTCGCCATCGAACGTCACAACGAGATCCTGCGCGAAGTGCAGCCGGAAGCCACCGCTCATATTAACGGCATGAACGGAGCGCACGCGCAAAGCGTTCACTAG
- a CDS encoding response regulator, with amino-acid sequence MDKPRPRILIVEDEPAQRSLIGRILKEEGFEYDEASTCAEGLGLFEKDRYACALIDLGLPDGSGLSLLGDFSREDPNIVPVILTGDTTAETIITAMRAGAFDYLRKPVDLMTLRTAIVRAMSHHEVARERTELFQLLVEEKEQLQARVDEATADLRQYTHACERSNEHLRTLLRLARMSAEYYADERMFRQIYEELLLHAPIRGIALCDAARRRMVALVKVSDDAEPEFHTCDGAFQVSGFDSMLASAEPDLFIQEWLTRNTVFDRDSITSYVYTQSFWNRGTCTVAFFLSADYVPDDALLGFLDTSSYFLSFEWERGQLLFHIAHHASLGNIGVELARNFIQPLTAIQMAADFVNETLSNPDAKQGMQIVAENVERLRRQTQEFRKLSMLRENAIETVRLDEYVNQALDMLSVAIQSRGVTVEKDLIQDCECVLLNGTTLARTILDLILESLRSIEVGGVLALRLYDPDDDHIAFEVNRGPRDASLMTPSARGDFDTDAMNPSLQLAERSVHSCGGTLTHEYTATNAAKIRILLPRNATASMTAKSGAVR; translated from the coding sequence ATGGATAAACCCCGGCCACGGATCTTAATCGTCGAAGATGAGCCAGCTCAGCGAAGTCTAATCGGCAGAATCCTCAAGGAAGAAGGATTTGAGTACGACGAGGCTTCTACGTGTGCCGAGGGTCTTGGACTCTTCGAGAAGGATCGGTACGCTTGCGCGTTGATTGATTTGGGCCTTCCCGACGGATCCGGTCTGTCACTTCTGGGCGATTTCAGCCGGGAGGATCCCAATATCGTGCCCGTAATCCTGACGGGCGACACGACGGCGGAAACCATCATTACGGCGATGCGCGCCGGTGCATTCGACTATCTGAGGAAACCGGTCGATTTAATGACACTTCGGACGGCCATTGTCCGCGCGATGTCGCATCATGAAGTTGCGCGGGAGCGGACGGAACTGTTTCAGTTGCTCGTGGAAGAGAAGGAACAGCTTCAGGCGCGCGTGGACGAAGCAACGGCCGACCTCCGTCAGTACACGCATGCTTGCGAGCGCAGCAACGAACATCTGCGGACTTTGCTGCGGCTTGCGAGGATGTCGGCGGAGTACTATGCCGACGAGAGGATGTTCCGCCAGATTTATGAAGAGCTACTCTTGCACGCGCCGATTCGCGGAATCGCGCTGTGCGACGCCGCGCGGCGCCGGATGGTGGCGCTGGTGAAGGTGTCCGATGACGCGGAGCCTGAGTTTCACACGTGTGACGGCGCATTTCAGGTGAGCGGATTCGACAGCATGCTGGCGTCTGCAGAACCGGATTTGTTTATTCAGGAGTGGTTGACCCGCAACACGGTTTTTGACCGTGACTCCATCACATCCTATGTGTACACGCAATCATTCTGGAATCGAGGTACGTGCACGGTCGCGTTCTTTCTTTCGGCTGACTATGTGCCCGACGACGCCCTGCTGGGTTTTCTCGACACGAGCAGCTATTTCCTTTCGTTCGAATGGGAGCGAGGCCAGCTCTTGTTCCACATCGCGCACCATGCCAGCCTCGGCAATATTGGTGTTGAGTTGGCTCGCAATTTCATTCAGCCGTTGACGGCCATTCAGATGGCGGCCGACTTCGTGAACGAGACGCTGTCCAATCCCGATGCAAAGCAAGGCATGCAGATTGTCGCCGAGAACGTTGAGCGGCTTCGAAGGCAGACGCAGGAGTTTCGGAAACTCTCGATGTTGCGCGAAAACGCTATCGAGACCGTTCGTCTGGATGAGTACGTGAATCAAGCGCTGGACATGCTCTCGGTGGCCATTCAGAGTCGTGGAGTCACCGTCGAGAAGGACTTGATTCAAGACTGCGAGTGCGTCCTCTTGAATGGGACTACGCTTGCCCGGACCATTCTGGATCTTATTCTTGAGTCACTGCGGTCCATTGAAGTCGGCGGGGTGCTTGCCCTTCGCTTATACGACCCCGATGACGACCACATTGCGTTCGAGGTGAATCGTGGCCCTCGCGATGCGTCGCTCATGACGCCGAGCGCACGGGGGGACTTCGATACCGATGCCATGAACCCAAGTCTGCAACTCGCAGAGCGTTCCGTGCATAGTTGCGGAGGTACATTGACTCACGAGTACACGGCGACCAATGCGGCAAAAATCCGTATCCTTCTGCCGAGAAACGCGACGGCGTCCATGACCGCGAAGTCGGGAGCCGTGCGATGA
- a CDS encoding sigma-54 dependent transcriptional regulator translates to MSDSRFTVQDTPEAATAESPNTVLVLDTDPGVRWSLAKGLANSGYEVVTAATVAEAVGFLRERTIAAVIYELLPEAGLTQDALPLLLDAEVLPRIICVSVESSPQLVIECMRRGAADFLPKPFTLAEIRMSLSRALSANSNSTLVQRAPAPARQDGDASALIGISPATQELRAIIKRVALSDLNCLIRGESGTGKDLVAREIHRLSRRSDKPFVKVNCTALPEQLLESELFGYEKGAFTGAVTSKPGRFELANRGIIFLDEIGDMHPSLQAKLLQVIEHKEFTKLGGRKQINVDVQIIAATNADLERKTKDSSFRADLYFRLNEVCIWVPPLHERKEDVPLLVRHFVQKHGRFRADNPIEITADDLNILTEHLWPGNIRELESTIKRWLALGKSPLTDVRRQQPSAAQSTAFSLGQGVPGGVSAQAAKPPAEEITAEQILKVLERFQWNRRKAAESLGISYQTLRRRIEQYGLDTVS, encoded by the coding sequence ATGAGCGATTCGCGGTTCACTGTCCAGGACACACCCGAGGCGGCAACCGCCGAATCTCCGAATACGGTGCTTGTTCTTGATACGGATCCTGGCGTCCGCTGGTCGCTTGCCAAAGGGCTCGCCAACTCCGGCTATGAAGTCGTTACGGCCGCGACTGTCGCCGAGGCGGTTGGATTTCTTCGCGAGCGGACCATCGCGGCCGTCATTTATGAGTTATTGCCTGAAGCCGGTCTTACGCAAGACGCGCTGCCCTTGCTTCTGGACGCGGAGGTATTGCCACGCATCATTTGCGTTTCGGTCGAATCGTCTCCCCAGCTCGTTATCGAGTGCATGCGGCGCGGCGCGGCAGACTTCTTGCCGAAGCCGTTCACGCTTGCCGAAATTCGGATGTCGTTGTCGCGCGCGCTGAGCGCCAACTCGAATTCGACCTTGGTGCAGCGCGCACCGGCTCCCGCGCGCCAGGACGGCGACGCTTCCGCGCTCATAGGCATCAGCCCCGCGACGCAGGAACTCAGGGCGATCATCAAGCGCGTTGCGCTGTCCGATCTCAATTGTCTAATCCGCGGCGAGAGCGGCACGGGGAAGGACCTTGTTGCGCGCGAAATTCACCGGCTTTCGCGGCGCAGCGACAAGCCATTCGTGAAGGTCAATTGTACGGCGCTTCCCGAACAGCTGCTGGAAAGCGAACTGTTTGGGTATGAGAAGGGCGCGTTTACCGGCGCGGTGACTTCGAAGCCCGGCCGCTTCGAACTGGCAAACCGCGGCATCATTTTCCTGGACGAAATCGGTGACATGCATCCCAGTCTTCAGGCCAAGCTGCTTCAAGTAATTGAGCACAAGGAGTTCACGAAGCTGGGTGGCCGCAAACAGATCAATGTGGACGTGCAGATCATCGCAGCGACCAACGCCGATCTGGAGCGCAAGACCAAGGACAGTTCCTTCCGGGCCGACCTCTATTTCCGGCTTAACGAGGTCTGCATCTGGGTGCCACCCCTCCATGAGCGAAAAGAAGACGTGCCGCTTCTGGTGCGCCATTTTGTCCAGAAGCATGGACGATTCCGCGCGGACAACCCGATCGAGATTACCGCGGACGACCTCAATATATTGACCGAGCATCTGTGGCCCGGCAATATTCGAGAGTTGGAGAGTACCATCAAGCGCTGGCTGGCATTGGGGAAATCTCCTTTGACGGATGTCCGGCGTCAGCAGCCCTCCGCTGCTCAGTCGACGGCGTTTTCTTTGGGTCAGGGCGTTCCCGGCGGCGTATCGGCACAGGCTGCGAAGCCGCCCGCGGAAGAAATCACGGCGGAACAGATTCTGAAGGTGCTTGAGCGGTTTCAATGGAACCGTAGAAAGGCTGCGGAATCCCTCGGAATCAGTTATCAGACCTTGCGCCGCCGGATCGAACAGTACGGCCTGGATACCGTATCCTGA
- a CDS encoding DUF4114 domain-containing protein: MLLAFEDLPYEYLSGDQDLGDQDYQDLLIQITLNRTVVPEPASIGLLGLGLAGLVARRYFKAA; this comes from the coding sequence TTGTTGCTGGCGTTCGAAGATCTTCCCTACGAGTACCTGTCTGGGGATCAGGATCTGGGCGACCAGGACTATCAGGACTTGCTGATCCAGATTACCTTGAATCGCACCGTGGTTCCCGAGCCTGCCTCCATCGGCCTCCTTGGGCTTGGATTGGCCGGTTTGGTCGCGCGGCGCTACTTCAAGGCTGCGTAA